The Halorientalis sp. IM1011 genome window below encodes:
- the msrB gene encoding peptide-methionine (R)-S-oxide reductase MsrB, producing MSQDAERDLPESDAEWREVLDDEAYKILREAGTEPKFSGEYVDKKDDGAYVCAGCGTELFDSETKFESGSGWPSFYDAAKDNIETRVDTSHGMRRTEVVCATCEGHLGHVFEDGPEPTGKRYCINSAALEFDPSE from the coding sequence ATGTCACAGGACGCCGAGCGTGACCTGCCAGAGAGCGACGCGGAGTGGCGCGAGGTCCTCGACGACGAGGCCTACAAAATCCTCCGGGAGGCCGGTACCGAACCGAAGTTCAGCGGCGAGTACGTCGACAAGAAAGACGACGGTGCCTACGTCTGTGCGGGCTGTGGGACGGAACTGTTCGACTCGGAGACGAAATTCGAGTCGGGATCGGGGTGGCCGAGCTTCTACGACGCGGCGAAGGACAACATCGAGACCCGGGTGGACACCAGCCACGGGATGCGCCGGACGGAAGTCGTCTGTGCCACCTGTGAGGGCCACCTCGGCCACGTCTTCGAGGACGGGCCGGAGCCGACGGGCAAACGCTACTGCATCAATTCGGCTGCACTGGAGTTCGACCCGTCGGAGTAG
- a CDS encoding glycerophosphodiester phosphodiesterase: MEIIGHRGCADQCPENTVAAVERAGRYVDAVEVDVRRCGSGELVVFHDEYVDELTDGTGRVADLTLAELRALDVAGSGEPIPRLGAVLDAVPPGVGAQLELKETGLAADVREVLADHSVDAAISSFQPAALESVLNLDWSVQTGYLFAEDPTANLQTAVEMGCDAVHPHYDLCIDTDVVERAHGQGLNVIAWKAAKTSEEIADLRAAGVDGVTADRWDIA; the protein is encoded by the coding sequence ATGGAGATCATCGGTCACCGGGGATGCGCCGATCAGTGTCCGGAAAATACCGTCGCTGCGGTCGAACGCGCCGGTCGATACGTCGACGCGGTCGAAGTCGACGTGCGCCGCTGTGGCTCCGGTGAACTCGTCGTCTTCCACGACGAGTACGTCGACGAATTGACCGACGGGACGGGTCGCGTCGCCGACCTCACCCTCGCCGAACTCCGCGCGCTCGACGTGGCCGGCTCGGGCGAACCGATCCCCCGCCTCGGGGCCGTCCTCGACGCGGTCCCGCCGGGCGTCGGCGCGCAACTGGAACTCAAAGAGACCGGCCTCGCCGCAGACGTGCGCGAAGTACTCGCCGACCACAGCGTCGACGCGGCCATCTCGTCGTTCCAGCCCGCCGCACTCGAATCGGTCCTGAACCTCGACTGGTCCGTCCAGACCGGGTATCTGTTCGCCGAAGACCCGACCGCGAACCTGCAGACCGCAGTCGAGATGGGCTGTGACGCCGTCCACCCCCACTACGACCTCTGTATCGACACCGACGTGGTCGAGCGGGCCCACGGCCAAGGGCTGAACGTGATCGCCTGGAAGGCCGCCAAGACCTCCGAGGAGATCGCCGACCTGCGGGCCGCCGGCGTCGACGGCGTCACCGCCGACCGCTGGGACATCGCCTGA
- a CDS encoding formate/nitrite transporter family protein, whose amino-acid sequence MSDSSDEPSGGSLSYSNILEREMENAVRELDRPSKGLLVSGLSAGLNLSFGALFMGMVLTFSPTFPSVFVERFVLAAASSIAFLFVVLGQTELFTAHTTLAVLPLLDGRTSLRQLGRLWGVVYVGNLVGCALFAGLIAVLGPALDIVAASAFDSLARSLLANSSWAILLSGVVAGWLMGLTTWLVAASRDTVGQILIILVVTSTIGFGPFHHAILGTTEVLGAAFLGTGVTLVEFGRFLLVTTVGNVVGGSVFVAGLNYGHIALVGEDTAELDIDESGTDSDD is encoded by the coding sequence GTGAGTGATAGTTCCGACGAGCCGTCCGGAGGATCGCTCTCCTACAGCAACATCCTCGAACGGGAGATGGAAAACGCCGTTCGGGAACTCGACCGGCCCAGTAAGGGACTGCTCGTCTCCGGGCTCTCGGCCGGGCTGAACCTCAGCTTCGGGGCGCTGTTCATGGGCATGGTGCTGACGTTCTCGCCGACCTTTCCCTCGGTGTTCGTCGAGCGGTTCGTGCTCGCGGCGGCCTCCTCGATCGCGTTCCTCTTCGTCGTCCTCGGGCAGACGGAACTGTTCACAGCACACACGACGCTGGCCGTGTTGCCCCTGCTGGACGGTCGAACGAGTCTCCGGCAACTGGGTCGGCTGTGGGGGGTCGTCTACGTCGGCAACCTCGTCGGCTGTGCGCTGTTCGCCGGCCTCATCGCAGTCCTCGGTCCGGCACTCGACATCGTCGCCGCGTCGGCGTTCGACAGTCTCGCACGGTCGCTGCTCGCCAACTCGTCGTGGGCGATCCTCCTCTCGGGTGTCGTCGCCGGCTGGTTGATGGGGTTGACGACGTGGCTGGTCGCAGCGAGTCGGGACACCGTCGGCCAGATACTGATCATCCTCGTCGTTACGAGTACCATCGGCTTCGGGCCGTTCCACCACGCGATCCTCGGGACAACGGAGGTACTCGGGGCCGCGTTCCTCGGCACCGGCGTCACCCTCGTGGAGTTCGGCCGCTTTCTCCTCGTGACGACCGTCGGGAACGTCGTCGGTGGCTCGGTGTTCGTCGCGGGACTCAACTACGGCCACATCGCGCTCGTGGGTGAGGACACGGCCGAGCTCGATATCGACGAATCCGGGACGGACAGCGACGACTGA
- a CDS encoding GAP family protein, with protein sequence MVAGPQFLSAVFLATSHHWRRASLAYLLGATVSISLVVSAVYATGIGIAGRTQSRPLLEVVVVAILAAMGYVFWTRETADPPTWMSHLETATPRFAFRLGFLLLGFFPTDILTSAAVGSYLAAEGRPVTDALAFVAATLLLLALPPLSVLVLGERADRLLPAVRNWMTTNAWLVNEIVLLVFLVLALT encoded by the coding sequence ATGGTAGCCGGCCCCCAGTTCCTGAGCGCCGTCTTTCTCGCCACGAGTCACCACTGGCGGCGGGCCTCGCTCGCGTACCTGCTGGGGGCGACGGTGTCGATCTCGCTCGTGGTCTCGGCTGTCTACGCGACCGGCATCGGCATCGCCGGCCGGACCCAGTCGCGGCCCCTCCTCGAGGTCGTCGTCGTCGCCATTCTCGCCGCGATGGGCTACGTCTTCTGGACTCGCGAGACGGCCGACCCCCCGACCTGGATGAGCCACCTGGAGACGGCGACGCCCCGCTTCGCCTTCCGGCTGGGCTTCCTGTTGCTCGGATTCTTCCCGACGGATATCTTGACCTCGGCGGCCGTCGGCTCCTATCTCGCGGCCGAGGGGCGGCCCGTGACGGACGCGCTCGCGTTCGTCGCCGCCACTCTCCTGTTGCTCGCGCTCCCCCCGCTGTCCGTCCTCGTGCTGGGCGAGCGGGCCGACCGTCTGCTGCCCGCGGTCCGGAACTGGATGACGACCAACGCGTGGCTGGTCAACGAGATCGTCCTCCTCGTGTTCCTGGTCCTCGCACTCACCTGA
- a CDS encoding fumarylacetoacetate hydrolase family protein produces the protein MRLARAETPDGIVEGEYADGAIETDDGTYELGEDADLLAPCDPDALFCVGRNFGEKVDQMDYDIPDVPDWFIKPPHSLHPPERPIPYPEWTEELTYAGELAAVIDEPCHDITEDEVDDVLRGYTILNDMDALDQERRTARKAFDGSGPLGPWIETDYEPVGKEMETHINGERRQHDNTENMFNKPRETVAFLSERYTFRPGDVISFGSPANPGLVEPGDEIEIRYEGIGTLRNTIAENQ, from the coding sequence ATGAGACTCGCACGCGCGGAGACGCCGGACGGGATCGTCGAAGGCGAATACGCCGACGGCGCGATCGAGACCGACGACGGCACCTACGAACTCGGCGAGGACGCGGACCTGCTCGCGCCCTGTGATCCCGACGCGCTGTTCTGTGTCGGGCGCAACTTCGGCGAGAAGGTCGACCAGATGGACTACGACATCCCCGACGTTCCGGACTGGTTCATCAAACCGCCCCACAGCCTCCACCCGCCCGAACGGCCCATCCCTTACCCCGAGTGGACTGAGGAGCTGACCTACGCCGGCGAACTCGCCGCCGTGATCGACGAGCCCTGTCACGACATCACAGAGGACGAGGTCGACGACGTGCTCCGGGGCTATACGATCCTCAACGACATGGACGCGCTGGATCAGGAGCGCCGGACAGCCCGCAAGGCCTTCGACGGCTCCGGGCCGCTCGGCCCCTGGATCGAGACCGACTACGAACCGGTGGGCAAGGAGATGGAGACCCACATCAACGGGGAGCGTCGCCAGCACGACAACACCGAGAACATGTTCAACAAGCCCCGCGAGACCGTCGCCTTCCTCAGCGAGCGCTACACCTTCCGCCCGGGCGACGTGATCTCCTTCGGCAGCCCCGCCAACCCTGGCCTCGTCGAACCCGGTGACGAGATCGAGATCCGCTACGAGGGCATCGGCACCCTCCGGAACACGATCGCCGAGAACCAGTAA
- a CDS encoding translation initiation factor eIF-1A: MSEETGRRNLRMPNDDELFAVVTEHNGGNHVRVQCEDGENRMGRIPGRMKYRTWISEGDVVLVEPWDWQDEKANIEWRYDGQDADQLRAEGHID; encoded by the coding sequence GTGAGTGAAGAAACAGGGCGACGGAATCTCCGGATGCCCAACGACGACGAGCTGTTCGCGGTCGTGACCGAACACAACGGTGGGAACCACGTCCGCGTGCAGTGTGAAGACGGCGAAAACCGAATGGGCCGGATCCCCGGCCGCATGAAATACCGGACCTGGATCAGCGAGGGCGACGTGGTACTCGTCGAACCCTGGGACTGGCAGGACGAGAAGGCGAACATCGAGTGGCGGTACGACGGGCAGGACGCCGATCAGCTCCGCGCCGAAGGCCACATCGACTAA
- a CDS encoding bifunctional 2-polyprenyl-6-hydroxyphenol methylase/3-demethylubiquinol 3-O-methyltransferase UbiG — protein sequence MDSHDVRREWAGRSGEYSPEYYAHYGPDKRSESLRATFAEHLDPDARVLELGCSSGRHLAHLLDHGFENLEGIEINADAFETMEDAYPDLAAAGTFYCDAIENVVEDFEDDRFDAVFSVETLQHIHPDADWVFAELARITSSLLVTIENEGDEGDENGDVNYVHDDFPLYYRDWNRVFTDLGFDQIDVEHGERDTVRTFRVPESVDR from the coding sequence GTGGATTCTCACGACGTTCGCCGAGAGTGGGCCGGCCGGTCCGGCGAGTATTCCCCGGAGTATTACGCCCACTACGGTCCGGACAAGAGAAGCGAGTCGCTGCGCGCGACCTTCGCGGAGCACCTCGACCCGGACGCCCGCGTGCTGGAACTGGGCTGTAGTTCCGGCCGCCACCTCGCGCACCTCCTCGATCACGGCTTCGAGAACCTCGAGGGCATCGAGATCAACGCCGACGCGTTCGAGACCATGGAGGACGCCTACCCGGACCTCGCGGCCGCGGGCACCTTCTACTGCGACGCCATCGAGAACGTCGTCGAGGACTTCGAGGACGACCGCTTCGACGCCGTCTTCTCCGTCGAGACGCTCCAGCACATCCATCCCGACGCCGACTGGGTGTTCGCCGAACTCGCCCGGATCACCAGCAGCCTCCTCGTCACGATCGAGAACGAGGGCGACGAGGGGGACGAGAATGGGGACGTGAACTACGTCCACGACGACTTCCCGCTGTACTATCGGGACTGGAACCGGGTGTTCACCGACCTCGGGTTCGACCAGATCGACGTCGAACACGGCGAGCGCGACACCGTCCGGACGTTCCGCGTGCCGGAGTCGGTCGATCGCTGA
- a CDS encoding PAS domain S-box protein, with protein sequence MRPGRVVLYVGTDSARAASLREESGDASVIERVETVTEATDRIGDVVCVVSEATLPDGSGVDLCRTVRQQFEDVAFVLIPESGGDDLARAAVSAGVDEYLPAETIADAADLWERVLAAIETVSTAQRRYRKLVEQATDAIAIVDPDATIQYVSPRIESVLGYRPSELVGRRGTELIHPDDRDDVLDRLASSLANPGETVSAVYRAEHEDGGWRWVETRGQSFVDDPAVGGTVISIRDVTEREERERDLRMYETIVEAVDDLVFALDEDGRFTFANEAHESRTGSSAEELLGKDPTEMVPDEVNARGRAVLEELRSDPDRDSATVELDLPDGDGETVPCEVHLATLTDDDGQFRGTAGIVRDISDRKEQEQLYSTLLTEANDGISIARDLTLEFVNEQLAALLGGTRAEIEGMGVLDVVAPEDHDIVRRNAADRRDDDTGRYEIELVTLDGERVPVEVSTTFVQYQGETGEMAIVRDIADRKERERELELYETMLNAVPDSVYAIDEDGYFVALNDTASEVMGLPEDDLVGEHCSICMDERDIERGRELIRDLLTGDREKGIYEMDLEPADGDPIPGENHVALLLDEDGQFRGSVGVLRDVTDRKERERRLTVLNRALRHDLRNSMHVIMANAELIARDRSDAATQGKLDTIVDRAEGINSLSEKAREIERTLANHERTRKPVDLGELLATQVERFREQYPDARIETDLPDHAWVEATSLIDTAVENLIENSIEHTDDPRVTVSVSDDDGSVTVTVADDGPGIPEKERRVVGNGSETPLDHASGLGLWLVTWITRDSGGEVVFEAPEGGGSVVRLVLDSAPPPVDDEPGRAGVQ encoded by the coding sequence ATGAGGCCCGGTCGGGTGGTGCTGTACGTGGGGACCGACAGCGCTCGGGCAGCGTCGTTGCGGGAGGAGAGCGGCGACGCCTCGGTCATAGAGCGTGTCGAGACGGTCACCGAGGCGACCGACAGGATCGGTGACGTCGTCTGTGTGGTCAGCGAAGCGACGCTCCCCGACGGGAGCGGCGTCGACCTCTGCCGGACGGTCAGACAGCAATTCGAAGACGTGGCGTTCGTCCTGATCCCCGAGTCGGGCGGCGACGACCTGGCCCGGGCAGCGGTCTCGGCCGGCGTCGACGAGTACCTCCCGGCGGAAACGATCGCCGACGCGGCGGATCTCTGGGAGCGAGTACTCGCGGCCATCGAGACCGTCAGCACGGCCCAGCGGCGCTACCGGAAACTGGTCGAACAGGCCACCGACGCAATCGCGATCGTCGATCCCGACGCGACGATCCAGTACGTCAGCCCCCGAATCGAGTCGGTCCTGGGGTACAGGCCGTCGGAACTGGTCGGCCGGCGCGGGACGGAGCTCATCCACCCCGATGACCGTGACGACGTGCTCGACCGACTGGCGAGCAGCCTGGCGAATCCCGGAGAGACCGTCAGCGCGGTCTACCGCGCTGAACACGAAGACGGTGGGTGGCGCTGGGTCGAAACCAGAGGGCAGAGCTTCGTCGACGACCCGGCCGTCGGTGGCACGGTGATCAGTATCAGGGACGTGACCGAGCGCGAGGAACGCGAGCGGGACCTCCGGATGTACGAGACCATCGTCGAGGCCGTCGACGACCTTGTGTTCGCCCTCGACGAGGACGGCCGATTCACGTTCGCGAACGAGGCCCACGAGTCCCGGACCGGCTCGTCGGCCGAGGAGTTGCTCGGCAAAGATCCCACGGAGATGGTTCCCGACGAGGTGAACGCCCGGGGGAGAGCGGTTCTGGAGGAGCTCCGGTCCGACCCCGACCGGGACAGCGCGACCGTCGAGCTCGACCTCCCCGACGGGGACGGCGAGACGGTCCCGTGTGAGGTCCACCTCGCCACGCTGACCGACGACGACGGACAGTTCCGCGGGACGGCGGGCATCGTCCGGGACATTTCCGACCGGAAAGAGCAGGAACAGCTCTACTCCACGCTGTTGACCGAGGCCAACGACGGGATCTCGATCGCGAGAGACCTGACACTCGAGTTCGTCAACGAGCAACTGGCCGCCCTGCTGGGTGGGACCCGCGCGGAGATCGAAGGGATGGGGGTGCTCGACGTGGTCGCGCCGGAGGACCACGATATCGTCCGTCGCAACGCAGCGGATCGCCGGGACGACGACACCGGCCGCTACGAGATCGAACTCGTGACGCTCGACGGCGAGCGAGTGCCCGTGGAAGTCAGCACGACGTTCGTCCAGTACCAGGGCGAGACGGGCGAGATGGCGATCGTCCGGGACATCGCCGACCGGAAGGAACGGGAGCGCGAACTGGAACTGTACGAGACGATGCTCAACGCGGTGCCCGACAGCGTCTATGCGATCGACGAAGACGGCTACTTCGTCGCCCTCAACGACACGGCCAGCGAGGTGATGGGGCTCCCCGAGGACGACCTGGTGGGCGAACACTGTTCGATCTGTATGGACGAACGCGACATCGAGCGGGGCCGCGAACTGATCCGCGACCTCCTGACCGGCGACCGGGAGAAGGGGATCTACGAGATGGACCTCGAACCCGCCGACGGGGATCCGATCCCCGGGGAGAACCACGTCGCGCTCCTGCTGGACGAGGACGGCCAGTTCCGTGGCTCCGTCGGCGTCCTCCGCGACGTGACCGACCGCAAGGAACGGGAACGACGGTTGACCGTCCTCAACCGGGCGCTGCGCCACGACCTGCGCAACAGCATGCACGTCATCATGGCCAACGCCGAACTGATCGCGCGGGACCGCTCGGACGCCGCGACGCAGGGGAAACTCGACACCATCGTCGATCGGGCCGAGGGGATCAACAGCCTCAGCGAGAAGGCCCGCGAGATCGAGCGGACGCTGGCCAACCACGAACGGACGCGCAAACCCGTCGACCTCGGGGAGTTGCTCGCGACGCAGGTCGAACGGTTCCGCGAGCAGTATCCCGACGCACGTATCGAGACGGACCTGCCGGACCACGCCTGGGTCGAGGCCACGTCGCTGATCGACACGGCCGTCGAGAACCTCATCGAGAACAGCATCGAACACACCGACGACCCCCGGGTCACGGTGTCGGTGTCGGACGACGACGGATCGGTCACCGTGACCGTGGCCGACGACGGCCCGGGTATCCCCGAGAAGGAGCGACGCGTCGTCGGGAACGGCAGCGAGACACCGCTGGATCACGCCAGCGGCCTCGGGCTGTGGCTGGTCACCTGGATCACCCGCGACTCCGGCGGGGAAGTCGTCTTCGAGGCCCCCGAAGGGGGTGGCAGCGTCGTCCGACTCGTCCTCGATAGCGCACCCCCGCCTGTCGACGACGAACCCGGCCGGGCCGGCGTCCAGTGA
- a CDS encoding cold-shock protein — translation MANGKVDFFNDTGGYGFIDTEDADEDVFFHMEDVGGEDLTEGTEIEFDIEQAEKGPRASNVVRT, via the coding sequence ATGGCAAACGGTAAGGTTGATTTCTTCAACGACACGGGCGGTTACGGCTTTATTGACACAGAGGACGCGGACGAGGACGTTTTCTTCCACATGGAGGACGTTGGCGGCGAGGACCTCACCGAGGGGACCGAGATCGAGTTCGACATCGAGCAGGCCGAGAAGGGCCCGCGCGCGTCGAACGTCGTTCGGACGTAA
- a CDS encoding TIGR00300 family protein has protein sequence MTVSREVELQGHIIDSGMMQTCFGIVMDLGGSFSVEEFDIGRHKDEQSYAKLLVTADSEADLQSIVHELHQNGANPADPNDARLEPAPADQVVPTGFYSTTNHPTEIRYEGEWIEVENIEMDCAVVVEDGDDPRAYTKVLNAVEEGDTIVTGEAGIRVSPPERPRDSEGAFGFMQGGVSSERPSETTIANIAEAIEETKAEGGKVLAVCGPALIHSGAREDLARLVREGYVDMISAGNGFAVHDIERDLYGTSLGMDTESLDHPRKGHKHHIYTISEVIREGGIEEAVESGTIESGVMYECVDNDRPFVLAGSIRDDGPLPDTITDAVEAQNAIREQAHEADMVLMLSTLLHSVAVGNCLPSTTRVVCVDINPATVTQLLDRGSAQAVGMVTDIGTFVPILAEKVLDD, from the coding sequence ATGACTGTTTCTCGGGAAGTCGAGTTGCAGGGACACATCATCGACTCCGGGATGATGCAGACCTGTTTCGGCATCGTCATGGATCTGGGCGGGTCCTTCTCCGTCGAGGAGTTCGACATCGGTCGCCACAAGGACGAACAGTCCTACGCGAAACTGCTCGTGACCGCCGACTCCGAAGCGGACCTGCAGTCCATCGTCCACGAACTCCACCAGAACGGCGCGAACCCCGCCGACCCCAACGACGCCCGTCTCGAACCCGCCCCGGCCGATCAGGTCGTCCCCACGGGCTTCTACTCGACGACCAACCACCCCACCGAGATCCGCTACGAGGGCGAGTGGATCGAGGTCGAGAATATCGAGATGGACTGTGCCGTCGTAGTGGAAGACGGCGACGACCCCCGCGCCTACACCAAGGTCCTCAACGCCGTCGAGGAAGGCGACACGATCGTCACCGGCGAGGCGGGCATCCGCGTCAGTCCGCCCGAGCGCCCCCGTGACTCCGAGGGTGCCTTCGGGTTCATGCAGGGCGGCGTCTCCTCGGAGCGGCCCTCCGAGACGACCATCGCCAACATCGCCGAGGCCATCGAGGAGACCAAGGCCGAGGGCGGCAAGGTCCTCGCGGTCTGTGGCCCGGCGCTGATCCACTCCGGCGCGCGTGAGGACCTCGCGCGCCTCGTCAGGGAGGGGTACGTCGACATGATCTCCGCGGGCAACGGCTTCGCCGTCCACGACATCGAGCGCGACCTCTACGGCACCTCGCTGGGCATGGACACCGAGAGCCTCGACCACCCCCGGAAGGGTCACAAACACCACATCTACACCATCTCCGAGGTGATCCGCGAGGGCGGTATCGAGGAGGCCGTCGAGTCCGGCACTATCGAGTCCGGCGTCATGTACGAGTGCGTCGACAACGACCGCCCGTTCGTGCTCGCGGGGTCGATCCGCGACGACGGCCCCCTCCCCGACACCATCACCGACGCCGTCGAGGCCCAGAACGCCATCCGCGAGCAGGCCCACGAGGCCGACATGGTCCTCATGCTGTCGACCCTGCTCCACTCCGTCGCCGTCGGGAACTGCCTGCCCTCGACGACCCGGGTCGTCTGCGTCGACATCAATCCCGCCACCGTCACCCAGTTGCTCGACCGCGGCAGCGCACAGGCCGTCGGGATGGTCACCGACATCGGCACCTTCGTGCCGATTCTGGCCGAAAAGGTACTGGACGACTGA
- a CDS encoding HAMP domain-containing sensor histidine kinase, protein MSGFDAVTEWGSGARGRIERLVSSTPRGGPAVVGIVGIGLFLATLLNFFRELQQFGFGLPQVAAVLFGAWLSAVVVYGALYLYDSEYTPGQRWLVAAASLAGVVFVYLVMYVTVFVRPSVGLRIGGPTLQLLASAHAGAVAGYLIGLLYVKARNDAHQARQVGQQLEFMHSILRHDVLNSMTVVRARAEHLDQQLDGTHRESLDAILNQTESVIDLSQRARATVDALAANADVTPEPVDLSAVLREEIATVRSTYDALTVTADVSDDVVVRADDMLPAVFGNLLSNAVQHNDADDPRIHVTVRAGAESVEVRISDNGPGIADDEKEVIFEQGHSSSGGGFGLFFVRTMLDHYGGSIHVEDNQPRGSVFVVSLPRAEREQTSAFAGVGV, encoded by the coding sequence ATGTCAGGGTTCGACGCAGTTACGGAGTGGGGAAGCGGTGCACGGGGGCGTATCGAGCGACTCGTATCGTCGACTCCGCGGGGCGGTCCCGCAGTCGTGGGTATCGTCGGCATCGGACTGTTTCTGGCCACCCTGCTGAACTTCTTCCGGGAACTCCAGCAGTTCGGGTTCGGGTTGCCACAGGTTGCGGCGGTCCTGTTCGGGGCCTGGCTGTCGGCCGTCGTCGTCTACGGTGCCCTCTACCTCTACGACAGCGAGTACACACCCGGTCAACGCTGGCTGGTCGCGGCCGCCTCGCTGGCCGGGGTCGTGTTCGTCTACCTCGTGATGTACGTCACCGTCTTCGTCCGCCCCTCGGTCGGGCTCCGAATCGGCGGCCCGACGCTCCAGTTGCTCGCCAGTGCCCACGCGGGCGCCGTCGCCGGCTATCTGATCGGCCTCCTCTACGTCAAAGCCCGGAACGACGCTCACCAGGCCCGGCAGGTCGGCCAGCAACTGGAGTTCATGCACTCGATCCTCCGTCACGACGTACTCAACAGCATGACGGTGGTGCGGGCCCGCGCCGAACACCTCGACCAGCAACTCGACGGGACCCACCGGGAGTCCCTGGACGCCATCCTGAACCAGACCGAGAGCGTCATCGACCTCTCACAGCGGGCCCGCGCGACGGTCGACGCGCTGGCGGCGAACGCCGACGTGACGCCCGAACCGGTCGACCTCTCGGCCGTGTTGCGCGAGGAGATCGCCACGGTCCGGTCGACCTACGACGCCCTGACCGTGACCGCCGACGTCTCCGACGACGTGGTGGTCCGGGCCGACGACATGTTGCCCGCCGTCTTCGGCAACCTGCTCTCCAACGCCGTCCAGCACAACGACGCCGACGACCCGCGCATCCACGTCACCGTCCGGGCCGGCGCCGAGTCCGTCGAGGTCCGCATCAGCGACAACGGTCCCGGAATCGCCGACGACGAGAAGGAGGTCATCTTCGAGCAGGGCCACAGTTCCAGCGGCGGCGGGTTCGGCCTCTTTTTCGTCCGCACGATGCTGGACCACTACGGCGGGTCGATCCACGTCGAGGACAACCAGCCGCGGGGCTCCGTGTTCGTCGTCTCCCTCCCGCGGGCCGAACGGGAGCAGACATCCGCCTTCGCCGGCGTCGGCGTCTGA
- a CDS encoding gamma carbonic anhydrase family protein has product MDSRQYAFEGEEPAIDGTARVSREATVVGDVTVAADASVWPGVVLRGDVGPVRVGAQSHVGDNAVLHASTVGEQVMVGHGAVLNDTAVEDGALVGFNSTVTESVIGEGSIVASGTVVPEGYEVPARSFVRGMPATVTPLSETTIDPDAVFEAYSSGDYTNLAQRHEDLFG; this is encoded by the coding sequence ATGGACTCCCGCCAGTACGCGTTCGAGGGGGAGGAACCGGCAATCGACGGGACGGCACGCGTCAGTCGCGAGGCGACGGTCGTCGGGGACGTGACGGTCGCGGCGGACGCCAGCGTCTGGCCCGGCGTCGTCCTTCGCGGGGACGTGGGACCGGTCCGGGTCGGCGCGCAGTCCCACGTGGGGGACAACGCCGTCCTCCACGCCTCGACGGTCGGCGAGCAGGTGATGGTCGGCCACGGCGCAGTGCTCAACGACACCGCCGTCGAGGACGGCGCGCTCGTGGGGTTCAACTCCACGGTGACGGAGTCGGTCATCGGCGAGGGGAGCATCGTCGCCTCGGGCACGGTGGTCCCGGAGGGGTACGAGGTGCCGGCCCGCTCGTTCGTCCGCGGGATGCCGGCCACGGTCACGCCGCTGTCGGAGACGACCATCGACCCCGACGCCGTCTTCGAGGCGTACAGTTCCGGCGACTACACGAACCTCGCCCAGCGCCACGAGGACCTGTTCGGGTAG
- a CDS encoding universal stress protein yields the protein MYDRILVPTDGSAGTDETLDHALHIAADNDATVHALYVVDRRLYLAADEDTQDDVIATLEEEGDAALSAAETAGANAGVEIVRERREGIPHTEITSYAEEIDADLVAMGTHGRTGRDRVASLGSVTERVVERVGRPTLVVDIGDDEE from the coding sequence ATGTACGACCGGATACTCGTTCCGACCGACGGCAGCGCCGGCACCGACGAGACGCTCGATCACGCGCTCCACATCGCGGCCGACAACGACGCGACGGTCCACGCGCTGTACGTCGTCGACCGCAGACTGTACCTCGCGGCCGACGAGGACACCCAGGACGACGTGATCGCCACGCTGGAGGAGGAGGGCGATGCCGCGCTTTCCGCCGCCGAGACCGCGGGCGCGAACGCCGGCGTCGAGATCGTCCGCGAGCGCCGCGAAGGGATTCCCCACACCGAGATCACGAGCTACGCCGAGGAGATCGACGCCGATCTGGTCGCGATGGGCACTCACGGCCGGACCGGCCGGGACCGGGTAGCCTCGCTCGGTAGCGTCACCGAACGCGTCGTCGAGCGTGTCGGCCGACCGACGCTGGTGGTCGACATCGGCGACGACGAAGAATAG
- a CDS encoding MTH865 family protein, with protein sequence MVDKDDLREQLIDAFEGADYPVNSPMDLVPALPNGPSTTFESGDFSMTAMELNQKGGGGDFPYDDVDSLVGDIMDGLEDEGYV encoded by the coding sequence ATGGTCGACAAAGACGACCTGCGAGAGCAGCTGATCGACGCCTTCGAAGGAGCAGACTACCCGGTCAACAGCCCGATGGACCTCGTTCCGGCCCTGCCGAACGGTCCGTCCACCACGTTCGAGTCCGGTGACTTCAGCATGACCGCCATGGAGCTCAACCAGAAGGGCGGCGGCGGGGACTTCCCCTACGACGACGTCGACTCGCTGGTCGGCGACATCATGGACGGCCTCGAAGACGAAGGCTACGTCTAA